The following nucleotide sequence is from Halobacillus mangrovi.
TCGCTCAACTACCGGAGAACTTCTTCCATACTTCGTTGGTGTCCGAAACGGTGACGATCAGCATTTAGATGTTGTTTCTAAAGGGAACGAAAAGGTCTTGAAAGCACGGTTGAAAGATGCTCAATTCTTTTATGAAGAAGATCAAAAGGGCACTATAGATGAAAAACTAGCTAAGCTTAACAGAATGGTGTATCAAGAAGAACTAGGTACACTTGCTGATAAAGTTAACAGAGTTGTCGCCATTACAAGTAAAATCAGCCAGTGGCTTGAGCTTGGGGAGAAAGAACAACAACAAGCTAAAAGAGCTGCGGAAATTTGCAAATTTGATCTTGTTACTCAAATGGTTGATGAGTTCACAGAGCTGCAAGGCGTTATGGGAGAAAAATACGCTCGGCTGTTTGGTGAAGATGAAGAAGTGGCTGCAGCGATTAACGAACATTACATGCCAAGACAGGCAAATGGTGAACTCCCATCTTCGACAATTGGCGCTATCGTTAGTATTGCAGACAAACTAGATACGATTGTCGGAAGTATCTCCATTGGTATTATTCCTACTGGATCTCAGGATCCATACGGACTGAGAAGACAGGCTCTTGGAATCTTGCAAACGCTGAACAATAAGGGTTGGAAAATTGAAGTTGAGAAATTGATCGACCTTGTTCATAAGTTCTATCAAGAACTGGAGCTGCCGACTCGAGAAGAGAGTGAAATACAGAAGGATCTTCATGAATTCTTTAGAGTGCGTGCGGCTTATTTGCTGCGAGAGGACCAGATTGATCCAGATGTCGTAGAAGCAGTGCTGACAAATGGCATTCATATTTATCCAACAACATTAGAAAAGGCAAAGCTACTAGTTGATAAACGTCAAGATGTAAGTTTTAAACCGGTGCATGAAGCCTTGGGTCGTGTTTTAAACCTTGCGAAGAAAGCGGACAGCTATAATGTTAACCCTGATCTATTTGAAAATGAATCAGAGCGTAAGCTTTATGAAGTATATTCAAATGTCCATGAAGATTTTGTTTCGGCCCTGAACAATGAGTCGCCGGCAAGCGCTCTTGAAGTTTTGGCACAGTTGGCTCAACCCATTCACAACTTCTTTGATCACACTATGGTCATGGCAGAGGATGAGAAAATCAAAAACAATAGATTGAGTCTTCTAAACAGGATCGCTTCGGATATTAAAGCGTTCGCTGATTTAAATGCAATTGAATGGAAACAACAATTCTAAGGCTCCTTCTTTTACCCTTGATTAAAAATGAGCTATAATAATTAAATAGTATGTCACATTCCGTGATCAGGGTGGTGAAAGTTTGGAACTCTCCAACCGGCAAGAACAGATAATTCAAATCGTCAAAGATAACGGACCTATTACCGGAGAAAATATAGCAGACCGATTGAATTTGACACGAGCAACCTTGCGTCCGGACTTGGCCATATTAACTATGGCCGGTTTCTTGGACGCAAGACCTCGAGTAGGTTATTTCTTTACAGGGAAGACTGGATCTGAATTGTTAACAGAAAAACTAAAAAGATTTAAAGTACAGGAATATCAGTCTGTCCCGATCGTAGTGGAAGAGGATGTCTCTGTCTATGATGCGATCTGTACCATGTTTCTTGAAGATGTCGGAACTTTATTTGTGACTAATGAAGCATCTTACTTAGTTGGCGTCCTCTCAAGAAAGGATTTATTGCGTGCAAGTATAGGGAACCAAGATCTAACCTCCGTCCCTGTACACATTATCATGACACGCATGCCTAACATTACTATTTGCGAACAAGACGATCTTCTGCTCGATGCTGCACAAAAGTTGATAGAAAAACAAATCGATGCTCTACCTGTAGTAAAGCCTGCAGATGAAGGCCTGGAAGTGATAGGAAGATTGACAAAGACAAATATCACAAAGGCGCTAGTTGAGCTTGCACGTGATCAACATTTATAGGATGCACAATAGTGAGGAGGGTGACAATGGGGAAACCATTCATTTATGTACTTTCAGATTCAGTAGGGGAAACGGCGGAACTTGTCGTTAAAGCTGCTTTGAGCCAATTTGATGACGGTCCTTTTGACCTTCAGCGCATTCCTTATGTAGAAGATAAGGGGACGATCAACGAAGCTGTTCAGCAAGCAAAAGCCCAGGGGGCGATGATCGGATTTACTTTAGTTATCCCTGAATTTCGAAAGCATTTATTAGAGGAAGCAAAAAAACATAACATTGAATGTGTCGATATTATGGGGCCGATGATGGAAGCAATGGAAAGACACTTTGACATCGAACCTCGATTGGAGCCAGGGTTAGTCCATAAACTGGATGAGGATTATTTTAAACGTGTAGAAGCGATAGAATTTGCTGTGCGTTACGATGATGGCAGAGATCCTCGAGGGATATCAAAAGCAGATATCGTTTTGATTGGGGTATCCCGCACATCAAAAACACCATTGTCCCAATACTTAGCTCATAAACGGCTAAAGGTCGCTAATGTACCCATTGTACCGGAAGTCCAGCCGCCATCCGAATTGTTTCGGGTGGATAAGAGTAAATGTATTGGCTTAAAGATAAGTGCAGAAAAGTTGAATGATATAAGAAAAGAAAGGCTGAGATCACTGGGGTTGGGTTCTCAAGCCAGCTATGCCAATATTGATAGAATAGAACAGGAAATTCAGCATTTCAATCGGGTCGTAGACCGCATTGGATGTGATGTTATTGATGTTTCCAATAAGGCTGTTGAGGAGACGGCAAATGTAATAATGAATAAATTACGAGAAAAATCTCAAGAATAGTCAAATGAACAAAAGTCGCGCTATGGTTAAGCGCGACTTTTGTTGGGAAGAATGAAAAATAGGTAAAATTAGATATAGCATATGTGGAGGGAATGTATTATAATAATTATTTGTGAAAAAAACCTTTGATTTTCAAAATAGAGTCGGATGAGCAGTTAGAACTTTGGGACTAGGAAACACTTTTCAGAAAAATAAAACATTCTAAATTAAGAAGGATTCTATGTTTGATTGTAGAAATAGTGATACTATGTCAAAACAAATTCAAAATGTGTGGGTGGATGCCGATAGCTGTCCCGTTCAAAATGAAATTGTCGAGGTTTGCTCAAGCTTTTGTGTAACCCCAAAATTTGTAGCCACAGTAAACCATTATAGCCCGGATAAACTCGATCAAAATTGGACATTTTTAGATCATGGATCTCAATCCGTCGATTTATATATTATTAATCATTCGATGGCAGGAGATCTAGTTGTATCTCAGGATTTGTCGCTCGCTGTATTATTGACATCCAAAGGGGTTTATGTAATTACACCGAGAGGTAAACTAGTTAAAGAAGATGAAGCGAATACAATAATGGAGCAAAAGCATATCCGTCAGCAAACGATGAAACGTAGCAGAAAATGGAAGGGACCGTCAGCTTTTACGAAGGCAGACCGAGAGCACTTTCGCGGTCAACTTGAAAAAATGTTGTCTCAAATTGAAGGTTTTCAGTAAACAGCATCGAATATTTGTTTAGTGGTGATGAAGTATGGCTGGACATATTCCAGAAGAAAAAGTAGATGAAATTCGCCGGTCAACGGATATTGTTGACATAATAGGTGAATATGTCGACTTGAAAAAACAAGGAAGAAACTATTTTGGACTTTGCCCTTTTCACGGGGAAAACACTCCTTCTTTTTCCGTTTCTGCTGATAAGCAAATCTTTCATTGCTTTGGATGTGGAAAGGGAGGGAATGTGTACACCTTCCTCATGGAGATGGAAGGCTTCAGCTTCATACAGGCGGTTAAGCAATTAGCTGAACAGACCGATATTGAATTACCTGAACAATGGACGAAAGAAGAGCCTGCTCAACACAGTGAAGACTCACAAAATGTTTTAGAGGCTCATCAATGGCTTACCAAGCTCTATCACCATTTGTTGCGTAATTCGAAAGACGGAAAAACAGCTTATCAATATCTCATTGACCGCGGATTTACAGAAGACACGATCAAGAAATACCAGCTTGGTTATTCTCCTAACTCCAAAGACTTTGTAGTGACGTTTCTTGAGAAAAAAGGCTATCATCCCCAGACGATGGTTAAAGCAGGGTTGCTCAGTGTAAACGATCAGGGCGAATATGCGGATAGATTCAGGGGAAGAGTTATTTTCCCATTGAGGAATCATCTTGGGAAAACAGTAGCCTTTGCTGGCCGTGCCCTCGGAAATCAGGAGCCAAAATATTTAAACAGTCCGGAAACGGAACTGTTTCATAAAGGAAGGCTGCTTTATAATTTTGACCAGGCACGTTCCTCCATCAGGAAACAAAAAACAGTCATCTTATTCGAAGGGTTTGGAGACGTCATTTCTGCAGATCAAGCCGGAGTCCATAATGGAGTTGCGACGATGGGGACATCTTTATCGAGCAGCCAGGCGAACCTGCTAAAACGCTACGTTGACAAAGTAATTATTTGCTACGATGGTGATCAGCCTGGTATAGAAGCAGCAGTAAAAGCTGCAAAAACGATGAAGGCAGTGGGATGCCAAACCTTCGTTGCCAGAATTCCAGATGGATTGGATCCGGATGATTTCATACAAAAAAATGGTGGAGATCGGTTTCAGAAAGAGGTGCTTGATACAAGCGATACTTACGTCTCGTTTGTCATGAGCTATCTCAGGAGGGATTACAACCTTCAATTAGAAGGAGATCGGATCGCTTATATCGAAAACGTATTACAAGAGGTAGCTTTACTTGAACGAGCCGTAGAACGAGAACATTACATTAATGAATTAGCAAATGAATTCGATATGTCTGTTGAAACGTTGAAAGAAGAAGTTCAGCGGATCAGAGGGCAAAAAGTATCGTCACGGGATAACGTAGAGCAGAACCGTCATACTAATCGTAAAAGCTATTCACCTATTCAAAATAGATTGCTTCCCGCTTTTCACAATGCAGAAAGGAAGCTCATTGCATATATGTTGAAAGATCCGCTTATTGCTGATAAAGTTCAGGAGGAATTAGGAGGCGGGTTCAATATCTCTGATCATCAGGTGATTGTTACTCATCTTTATGCATATTATGAAGACGGTAATGATTCGGATGTAAGTCAATTTGTAGAAAAGCTGGATGATCCCGCATTAAAGAATCTTGTTATTGAATTAGCAATGGCCTCATTAAGTGAAGAAGTGTCTGATCAAGAAATATACGATTATATTGCTGCTGTCAAAGCAGAGAATAGTGATCGTACAGAAATAAAGACTCTTGAGGATGATTTGAAAAGAGCAGAACAACAAAATGAACCCATTAAAGCAGCTGAAATTGCTATGAAAATCATTCGCCTTAAGAAAGAACTGAGAAGCACTCATTCATAGTTTGTGTAGATATGTTGGAAGGAGGGGGACTTATGGCAGATAAGCAACAACAGCCATCACGTTCTAAAGAAACTGAAAATACTAATGAATTGACACTTGAGCAAGCAAAAGAACAAGTGTTGGAAATAGGGAAAAAACGAGGAGTCCTTGCCTATGAAGAAGTAGCTGAGAAGCTTTCCAATTTTGAGCTTGACTCCGATCAAATGGATGAATTTTATGAACACTTGAATGACCAAGGTGTAGAGGTAATTGGTGATTCAGAAACTGATCCAAGTATGAAGCAGCTCGATAAAGAGGAAGAATTCGACCTTAACGACCTCAGTGTACCTCCAGGTGTCAAAATTAATGACCCTGTTCGTATGTATTTGAAAGAGATTGGCCGTGTCAATCTATTATCAGCAAAAGATGAGATCAGCCTTGCCCAGCGGATTGAGAACGGTGATGAAGAAGCGAAACGAGATCTAGCAGAAGCTAACTTGCGTCTTGTAGTAAGTATTGCAAAAAGATATGTAGGTCGCGGAATGTTATTCCTTGATTTGATTCAGGAAGGAAATATGGGGCTCATTAAAGCTGTAGAAAAATTCGACTATCGAAAAGGGTACAAATTCAGTACGTACGCTACATGGTGGATTCGCCAGGCAATTACACGTGCCATTGCTGACCAAGCACGTACCATTCGTATTCCGGTTCACATGGTAGAAACGATTAACAAGTTGATTCGTGTGCAGCGCCAACTTCTTCAAGATCTAGGCAGAGAGCCAACACCTGAAGAGATTGCTCAAGACATGGAATTAACTCCGGATAAAGTGCGTGAAATCCTGAAAATCGCTCAAGAGCCTGTCTCATTGGAAACACCTATTGGTGAGGAAGATGATTCCCACCTTGGAGACTTTATTGAAGATCAGGAAGCGACATCTCCTTCAGATCATGCAGCCTATGAATTATTGAAAGAACAATTAGAAGATGTACTTGATACGTTGACAGATCGCGAAGAAAACGTATTACGGTTACGCTTTGGCCTAGACGACGGCCGCACAAGGACCCTTGAAGAGGTAGGTAAAGTGTTTGGTGTAACACGTGAGAGAATCCGTCAAATCGAAGCAAAAGCACTTCGTAAGTTAAGGCATCCAAGCCGAAGCAAACGTCTTAAAGATTTCATGGAGTAAACCAATTGAATTCAGTGATTCATCAATGTTCCCTCATTGATGAATTGCTGTTTTTTTATTGAAAGTTAAATCCTAACTTTAGGGATAGCCCGATATGTGGTTAAAATCTTGGTTTTGTTAGCCCTTTCATTTCTTGTCATTCATTTTACTGAAATGGTCATCATAATGCAAACAGGGCTTTTGTCGAGTTTTGTAACCCTTGCATGTTTACATTCTTAGTGGTTAAACTAACGTTATGGTTCAATTAAAATAATCTCACTTAAATGGTTAAATATGGTTTGAGCAGGGATTAGGAGAGATATCTGTGTGATGTTTGGTCCTGGTGGTTTCGTATTTGTGGTAATCTTTATTGTTTTGTAAGTTTTCACATGTTATCCCTTTCATAAGTAATGGTTTTCAAGTAAAATAAATATAGTCGAATAGACACGAATCTATTTCTAGGGAATACATAAGGAGGATGCAACCGAATGAGAAGAAACCCTGTGATTCCATTTGCAATTATTGCAGTCTTAGGTATTGTGGCTATGATCATCGTATCAGCTGCTGGAATTAACCAGCGTGAAGCCATTCAAAATGAAGAGAAAAATGGTGGAGAAAAACAGGAAGAAGCAGCCAGCGCTAACCCAGAAGAAATGTTCCAATCCAAATGTGCAAGTTGCCATGGCGGTGATTTAAGCGGTGGAGCTGGACCGAACCTTCAAGAGGTTGGAAGCAGATATTCTGCAGAAGAGATCAAAGAAATCATTGTGAACGGTAAAGGATCTGCCATGCCGGCCGGCCTTTACACAGGTGAAGAGGCTACGAAGTTAGCTGAATGGTTAGCAGAAAAGAAATAGTAACAAAAGGGGAAAAGCTTTCTGTATCAGTCAGAAAGCTTTTCTTTTTTTAAGAAAGGAACGTTGAGTATGAATGTCAATTCTCTATCGCAAAGACTATATAAAGTGGCTGCTTATTTGCCGGAAGGCAGCCACTTTGCTGACATAGGATCAGATCACGCCTATTTACCTTGCTATGTGTGCTTGCAAGATAAGACAGCTCGAGCAGTTGCTGGAGAAGTCAATCAAGGGCCCTATGAAAGTGCAAAAAATGAAGTAACCTCACATAGCCTTCAAGATCGAATTGATGTAAGGCTTGGGAACGGTCTTGAAGTTCTGGAAGTAAATGAGGTCAATCAAATAGTCATAGCTGGAATGGGGGGGCCGCTGATTCGAGATATTTTAGAAGCTGGAAAAGAGAAACTTGGAGCTGTCCAACGAATAATTGTACAGCCAAATATTGATTCAAGATCTATAAGACGCTGGTTCCTGAATAATGGATACTCTCTGGTTGAAGAAAGCATCCTTGAAGAAAGCGGACATATTTATGAAATTCTTGTGGCAGAACAAGGAGATCCAGAACAACCTTATGACAAAAAACAAATCGAAAAAGAACTTTGGTTAGGTCCTTATCTGCTTAAACAAGGTGGGGAGACGTTTTGGAAAAAGTGTCAAGAGGAATTGGATAAAAAGAGGTATGTACTTGAGCAAATGAAAAAGGCATCATCTGTTGATCAAGATAAAGTCGATGGCATAAACAACGAAATCATATGGTTGAAGGAGGTTCTTGATTATGACCGACACTAAAACGGCCCAAGAGATTATTCGAGAGTTCGAGAAATGGTCCCCGAAGCACTTAGCCTTTGATTGGGATAACGTTGGTTTACAAGTCGGGACATTAAATAAACCTGTAGAGAATGTGATGGTTACACTAGATGTATTAGAAAACGTAGCAGATGAAGCGATTGAAAAGAATGTGGATTTGATTATCGCCCACCACCCGCTTCTCTTCATGAAATTGAGCGAAATTAATTTTGATACCCCTAAAGGAAGAGTTATAAGAAAACTCATACAGCACGACATCACCGTCTATGCAGCTCACACCAATTTGGATGTGGCTAAAGGAGGAGTCAATGATGTAATGGCGGAAGTGCTGAATTTAGAGAACGTAAGACCACTTCTCTCTTCTCAACAGGATGACTTAGTCAAATTGACCGTGTTTGTTCCTGAAGATCATGCAGATTCGCTCAGAAATGCAGTGAGTAATGCAGGTGCAGGTCATATTGGAAATTATAGCCACTGTACCTACCAGCTTTCCGGAGAAGGAACTTTTCAACCGTTAGAGGGTACGAATCCCTATATCGGTTCAAACGGCCAGCTTGAAATCGTGAAAGAGAAACGTATAGAGACCATCGTTCCGAAATCTAAATTAAATGTCGTTTTGAAAGCGATGGAAGAGGCTCATCCTTATGAAGAGGTGGCCTATGATTTGTATCCTTTGTTGAATGAAGGAGAAACGCTTGGAGCTGGTCGAATTGGACGTCTTACAGAACCGGTATCCCTAGAGGCACTTTGCCAACTTGTAAAAGAAAAGTACAGCGTTCCTAGCCTTCGTTTTGTAGGGGATTCGACTAAGCAAGTGAAACAAGTGGCTCTACTTGGGGGAAGTGGAGAAAAGTTCATCCATCAAGCTAAAAGAAGCGGGGCAGACGTTTATATAACAGGAGATCTAACATTCCATCTGGCACAGGACGCCAAGGAAATGGGTCTTTCTATCATTGACCCTGGTCACCATGTGGAAAAAATAGTTTGTCCGAAAGTGAAGGAATACTTAGAAAAGCATTGCAATCAAGACAATGGATTAAATATTATGATCTCTGAAGCAAATACAGAGCCTTTTGAGTTCATGTAAAAGCTGATGAAAAGATAGTAGTGGAGTTTTAGCGACGTAGGAATAGGAGTCGCTTTCCGTGGGCGTCCGGTGAGCTTTCTCATGCTCTCCCTTCCTCGACATCGCATTAACAAAGCGTACACAAATCAGAGATTAAATAAAAAGCCCTGAACGCAAATGGTTCAGGACTTTTTATGCTTAACTCTTTTGTTCTTGCTTTTTCGTTTTCTTCTTCGCTTTTACTCGAGGAAGAATTTTCTTTTGTTCAACCTTAGATTCTCGAACCCATGTATCCACATCATTTGGATCATATTGTTCAATAAATTTGATGACTTCTTTCGTAATTGGTGTTGGGGTAGAGGCTCCTGCAGTGACAGCCACTTTTTCCACACCTTCCAACCAGTCAAGGTCGATTTCAGTCACGTCAGCGATACGATAGGCTTCTGTCCCTGCTTTCTCTTTAGAGACCTGGGCAAGACGGTTAGAGTTATTACTTTTTGGATCACCAACTACCAACGTTAAGTCAGCTTCCTTAGCTTGTTCAGATACTGCCTCTTGACGCACTTGTGTCGCCATGCAAATTTCTTGTTGTTTCTCGAGCTGAGGAAATTTCTCTTTGGCTTTTTCCATGACATCATAGACATCCCATTGACTCATAGTCGTCTGATTGGTAACCATTAATTTGTCGTGG
It contains:
- a CDS encoding YaiI/YqxD family protein, with translation MFDCRNSDTMSKQIQNVWVDADSCPVQNEIVEVCSSFCVTPKFVATVNHYSPDKLDQNWTFLDHGSQSVDLYIINHSMAGDLVVSQDLSLAVLLTSKGVYVITPRGKLVKEDEANTIMEQKHIRQQTMKRSRKWKGPSAFTKADREHFRGQLEKMLSQIEGFQ
- the rpoD gene encoding RNA polymerase sigma factor RpoD; this encodes MADKQQQPSRSKETENTNELTLEQAKEQVLEIGKKRGVLAYEEVAEKLSNFELDSDQMDEFYEHLNDQGVEVIGDSETDPSMKQLDKEEEFDLNDLSVPPGVKINDPVRMYLKEIGRVNLLSAKDEISLAQRIENGDEEAKRDLAEANLRLVVSIAKRYVGRGMLFLDLIQEGNMGLIKAVEKFDYRKGYKFSTYATWWIRQAITRAIADQARTIRIPVHMVETINKLIRVQRQLLQDLGREPTPEEIAQDMELTPDKVREILKIAQEPVSLETPIGEEDDSHLGDFIEDQEATSPSDHAAYELLKEQLEDVLDTLTDREENVLRLRFGLDDGRTRTLEEVGKVFGVTRERIRQIEAKALRKLRHPSRSKRLKDFME
- a CDS encoding Nif3-like dinuclear metal center hexameric protein, whose translation is MTDTKTAQEIIREFEKWSPKHLAFDWDNVGLQVGTLNKPVENVMVTLDVLENVADEAIEKNVDLIIAHHPLLFMKLSEINFDTPKGRVIRKLIQHDITVYAAHTNLDVAKGGVNDVMAEVLNLENVRPLLSSQQDDLVKLTVFVPEDHADSLRNAVSNAGAGHIGNYSHCTYQLSGEGTFQPLEGTNPYIGSNGQLEIVKEKRIETIVPKSKLNVVLKAMEEAHPYEEVAYDLYPLLNEGETLGAGRIGRLTEPVSLEALCQLVKEKYSVPSLRFVGDSTKQVKQVALLGGSGEKFIHQAKRSGADVYITGDLTFHLAQDAKEMGLSIIDPGHHVEKIVCPKVKEYLEKHCNQDNGLNIMISEANTEPFEFM
- a CDS encoding tRNA (adenine(22)-N(1))-methyltransferase; translated protein: MNVNSLSQRLYKVAAYLPEGSHFADIGSDHAYLPCYVCLQDKTARAVAGEVNQGPYESAKNEVTSHSLQDRIDVRLGNGLEVLEVNEVNQIVIAGMGGPLIRDILEAGKEKLGAVQRIIVQPNIDSRSIRRWFLNNGYSLVEESILEESGHIYEILVAEQGDPEQPYDKKQIEKELWLGPYLLKQGGETFWKKCQEELDKKRYVLEQMKKASSVDQDKVDGINNEIIWLKEVLDYDRH
- a CDS encoding pyruvate, water dikinase regulatory protein yields the protein MGKPFIYVLSDSVGETAELVVKAALSQFDDGPFDLQRIPYVEDKGTINEAVQQAKAQGAMIGFTLVIPEFRKHLLEEAKKHNIECVDIMGPMMEAMERHFDIEPRLEPGLVHKLDEDYFKRVEAIEFAVRYDDGRDPRGISKADIVLIGVSRTSKTPLSQYLAHKRLKVANVPIVPEVQPPSELFRVDKSKCIGLKISAEKLNDIRKERLRSLGLGSQASYANIDRIEQEIQHFNRVVDRIGCDVIDVSNKAVEETANVIMNKLREKSQE
- a CDS encoding helix-turn-helix transcriptional regulator, whose translation is MELSNRQEQIIQIVKDNGPITGENIADRLNLTRATLRPDLAILTMAGFLDARPRVGYFFTGKTGSELLTEKLKRFKVQEYQSVPIVVEEDVSVYDAICTMFLEDVGTLFVTNEASYLVGVLSRKDLLRASIGNQDLTSVPVHIIMTRMPNITICEQDDLLLDAAQKLIEKQIDALPVVKPADEGLEVIGRLTKTNITKALVELARDQHL
- the glyS gene encoding glycine--tRNA ligase subunit beta, with product MNKTVLFELGVEELPARFIDDALTQLVSKTQAWFDHQRIPYGDVKGFATPRRLAVQVSDVAEKQPDIEEEAKGPAKKIAIDENGDWTKAAIGFSKGQGKEVDDIYFKEIKGTEYVHVRKFIEGQATSELLEGFHAVFLDLNFPKNMRWGSYEMRYIRPIRWIVALFGEEVVPFSIENVSTDRITYGHRFLGEMLSLSQAEEYEQSLKDQYVVVSVEDRKNEIRKQLLELEQENNWKLILDEDLLNEVTHLVEFPTAFSGEFNKEFLAVPEEALITSMKEHQRYFPVRSTTGELLPYFVGVRNGDDQHLDVVSKGNEKVLKARLKDAQFFYEEDQKGTIDEKLAKLNRMVYQEELGTLADKVNRVVAITSKISQWLELGEKEQQQAKRAAEICKFDLVTQMVDEFTELQGVMGEKYARLFGEDEEVAAAINEHYMPRQANGELPSSTIGAIVSIADKLDTIVGSISIGIIPTGSQDPYGLRRQALGILQTLNNKGWKIEVEKLIDLVHKFYQELELPTREESEIQKDLHEFFRVRAAYLLREDQIDPDVVEAVLTNGIHIYPTTLEKAKLLVDKRQDVSFKPVHEALGRVLNLAKKADSYNVNPDLFENESERKLYEVYSNVHEDFVSALNNESPASALEVLAQLAQPIHNFFDHTMVMAEDEKIKNNRLSLLNRIASDIKAFADLNAIEWKQQF
- the cccA gene encoding cytochrome c550, producing the protein MRRNPVIPFAIIAVLGIVAMIIVSAAGINQREAIQNEEKNGGEKQEEAASANPEEMFQSKCASCHGGDLSGGAGPNLQEVGSRYSAEEIKEIIVNGKGSAMPAGLYTGEEATKLAEWLAEKK
- the dnaG gene encoding DNA primase codes for the protein MAGHIPEEKVDEIRRSTDIVDIIGEYVDLKKQGRNYFGLCPFHGENTPSFSVSADKQIFHCFGCGKGGNVYTFLMEMEGFSFIQAVKQLAEQTDIELPEQWTKEEPAQHSEDSQNVLEAHQWLTKLYHHLLRNSKDGKTAYQYLIDRGFTEDTIKKYQLGYSPNSKDFVVTFLEKKGYHPQTMVKAGLLSVNDQGEYADRFRGRVIFPLRNHLGKTVAFAGRALGNQEPKYLNSPETELFHKGRLLYNFDQARSSIRKQKTVILFEGFGDVISADQAGVHNGVATMGTSLSSSQANLLKRYVDKVIICYDGDQPGIEAAVKAAKTMKAVGCQTFVARIPDGLDPDDFIQKNGGDRFQKEVLDTSDTYVSFVMSYLRRDYNLQLEGDRIAYIENVLQEVALLERAVEREHYINELANEFDMSVETLKEEVQRIRGQKVSSRDNVEQNRHTNRKSYSPIQNRLLPAFHNAERKLIAYMLKDPLIADKVQEELGGGFNISDHQVIVTHLYAYYEDGNDSDVSQFVEKLDDPALKNLVIELAMASLSEEVSDQEIYDYIAAVKAENSDRTEIKTLEDDLKRAEQQNEPIKAAEIAMKIIRLKKELRSTHS
- a CDS encoding 4-hydroxy-3-methylbut-2-enyl diphosphate reductase; amino-acid sequence: MEVIKIAPRGYCYGVVDAMVIAQNAAKDPNLPRPIYILGMIVHNSHVTKAFEDEGIITVDGKNRLDLLEGINDGTVIFTAHGVSPEVKERAKAKGLMTLDATCPDVTNTHNLIRKKVAEGYEIIYVGKKGHPEPEGAMGVAPGKVHLVQTEEDVDQLELDHDKLMVTNQTTMSQWDVYDVMEKAKEKFPQLEKQQEICMATQVRQEAVSEQAKEADLTLVVGDPKSNNSNRLAQVSKEKAGTEAYRIADVTEIDLDWLEGVEKVAVTAGASTPTPITKEVIKFIEQYDPNDVDTWVRESKVEQKKILPRVKAKKKTKKQEQKS